A stretch of DNA from Betaproteobacteria bacterium:
CGAACCTGCGGCTCGCGTCGTCGACCGGCTTCCCCGATGAAAGCGTGGGCGGCATCACCGGCACCCGGGCGGCGCCCGGCGTGAGCTTCGGGCGCCGTGTGCGTGTATCCGCCACCCGCTCGTAGGCGTGGGCGGCTCGCAGCACCGTCGCATCGTCGAAGGGGCGCCCCGCGATCTGCATGGCGAGCGGCAAGCCGCCTTTGCCATAGCCGTTGCAGAGCACGAGTGCAGGACCTCCGGTCACGCTGAACACGGTGTGGATGTTCGGCTGGATCCACGACCTGAACGCGGACATCCTGTCGAATCGCGCTGCAGGCGCAGAGCTCACCGTCAACAGGACGTCGTACTTCTCGTAGAGCGGCTCCATCTCGGCGAGAATGCGCTGACGCTCGCGCTGAGCCTGAACGTAATCGACGGCGTCGAACAAACAGCCCGCCAGCGTCTGGGCGAGGAAAGGCTTGCCGAACTCGCCTGGCCGCGCGATGAGATCCGGCTGGTGGACGCAGAAGATCTCGGCCTCGGCGATGACCATCTTTACGTCCAGGTAGTGCTGCAGCGGGCGCATGCGCACATCCTCGAGCGTGGCGCCGAGTTGCCGGAAGGCGTCGATCGCGGCACCCATCGCAGCGGCGACCTCCTCGCTCACCTTCAGGTCTTCTTCCCAGAAGTGGCGGATGACGCCGATGCGCAGGCCGCGCACGTCGCCGGTCAGCGGCGCACGATACGGCACGCGCGGGTACTCGACGCTCGCGCCGTCGCGCGTGTCGAAGCCCGCGATGGCATCGAGCACGATCGCGCAATCCTCGACCGTCCAGGCGAGCGGGCCACAGTGGTCGTAGCTCCACGAGTTGGGGATCACGCCGTACCGGCTGACGAGGCCAAAGGTCGGCTTGAGGCCGACCACCCCGCAGCACGCAGCCGGATTGCGTACCGATCCGCCGGTATCGGTGCCCATCGCGGCAAGGGTGAATCCAGCCGCAACGGCTGCACCGGATCCACTGCTCGACCCGCCGGTGGAATGCTCGGGGTTCCATGGATTGCGCGCCGGAGGCCATGCCGCGTCGAAGTCCGGGCCGCCGTGCGCGAACTCGTGCGTGGAAAGCTTGCCGAGCAGCACGCCTCCTGCGGCATACAGGCGCTCGGGAACCGCGGCGTTCTCGCGCGGCACGTTGTCCTGGCCGACTCTCGAATGACCGGTGGTGCGTATGCCATCGGTCGCGTAGATNNNNNNNNNNNNNNNNNNNNNNNNNNNNNNNNNNNNNNNNNNNNNNNNNNNNNNNNNNNNNNNNNNNNNNNNNNNNNNNNNNNNNNNNNNNNNNNNNNNNNNNNNNNNNNNNNNNNNNNNNNNNNNNNNNNNNNNNNNNNNNNNNNNNNNNNNNNNNNNNNNNNNNNNNNNNNNNNNNNNNNNNNNNNNNNNNNNNNNNNNNNNNNNNNNNNNNNNNNNNNNNNNNNNNNNNNNNNNNNNNNNNNNNNNNNNNNNNNNNNNNNNNNNNNNNNNNNNNNNNNNNNNNNNNNNNNNNNNNNNNNNNNNNNNNNNNNNNNNNNNNNNNNNNNNNNNNNNNNNNNNNNNNNNNNNNNNNNNNNNNNNNNNNNNNNNNNNNNNNNNNNNNNNNNNNNNNNNNNNNNNNNNNNNNNNNNNNNNNNNNNNNNNNNNNNNNNNNNNNNNNNNNNNNNNNNNNNNNNNNNNNNNNNNNNNNNNNNNNNNNNNNNNNNNNNNNNNNNNNNNNNNNNNNNNNNNNNNNNNNNNNNNNNNNNNNNNNNNNNNNNNNNNNNNNNNNNNNNNNNNNNNNNNNNNNNNNNNNNNNNNNNNNNNNNNNNNNNNGACACCGGCGTGGAGAACTGCATCTGCACGTGACCGCCCACGAGGGCGGTGACAGCGGGGCCGCCGCCCTTGTAGGGCACGTGGGTGATATCCACCTTCGCCATCATCTTGAAGAGCTCTCCGGCGAGGTGCTGCGGACCGCTGCTTCCACTCGACGAATAATTGATCTCTCCCGGTCGGGCCTTGGCGAGTGCAATGAGCTCCTTGACGGACTTCGCCGGCAGCGACGGATGCACCACCAGCACGTACGACGCGGTGACGCAGACGGTGATCGGAGAAAAATCCTTGATCGTGTCGTACGGCAACTTCGCGATGAGATGGGGGTTGATGGTGTGGTTCACCGAGCCCATGATGAGCGTGTGCCCGTCGGGCGCAGCCTTCGCCACGAGATCGGAGCCGATGATGGTGCTCGCGCCCGGGCGGTTCTCGATCACGACCGGCTGGCCCCAGAGCTCGCTCAGCTTCTGGCCGATGAGCCGCGCCGTATAGTCGGTGCCGCCGCCCGGCGGAAACGGCACGATCATCCGCACTGCTTTCGATGGATAAGACTGCGCGTGCAGCGTGCCGACCCCCACGCTCAACGCAAGCCCGTAAACGCACAGAACCCAACGCTTCATTGCAACTCACTCTCCCAATGGACCGATCGAGCATAGC
This window harbors:
- a CDS encoding amidase; its protein translation is MYATDGIRTTGHSRVGQDNVPRENAAVPERLYAAGGVLLGKLSTHEFAHGGPDFDAAWPPARNPWNPEHSTGGSSSGSGAAVAAGFTLAAMGTDTGGSVRNPAACCGVVGLKPTFGLVSRYGVIPNSWSYDHCGPLAWTVEDCAIVLDAIAGFDTRDGASVEYPRVPYRAPLTGDVRGLRIGVIRHFWEEDLKVSEEVAAAMGAAIDAFRQLGATLEDVRMRPLQHYLDVKMVIAEAEIFCVHQPDLIARPGEFGKPFLAQTLAGCLFDAVDYVQAQRERQRILAEMEPLYEKYDVLLTVSSAPAARFDRMSAFRSWIQPNIHTVFSVTGGPALVLCNGYGKGGLPLAMQIAGRPFDDATVLRAAHAYERVADTRTRRPKLTPGAARVPVMPPTLSSGKPVDDASRRFAAERARRAGLTLNDEQIELLAEVVPYAEAMAKRIGRDFSRDEEPATALRLRSRTAAESR
- a CDS encoding tripartite tricarboxylate transporter substrate binding protein codes for the protein MKRWVLCVYGLALSVGVGTLHAQSYPSKAVRMIVPFPPGGGTDYTARLIGQKLSELWGQPVVIENRPGASTIIGSDLVAKAAPDGHTLIMGSVNHTINPHLIAKLPYDTIKDFSPITVCVTASYVLVVHPSLPAKSVKELIALAKARPGEINYSSSGSSGPQHLAGELFKMMAKVDITHVPYKGGGPAVTALVGGHVQMQFSTPVS